Proteins encoded together in one Lathyrus oleraceus cultivar Zhongwan6 chromosome 5, CAAS_Psat_ZW6_1.0, whole genome shotgun sequence window:
- the LOC127080064 gene encoding uncharacterized protein LOC127080064, with the protein MPLYAKFLKEILSNKRKRYDDNTVALAEECSVIIQNQMPPKLKDPVIFSIPCVIGKFLIDKALCDLGASVSLMPLSISERLNLDFVVMDIKEEFNILILLGNPFLATAGAIIDVKIRKLTLEFLKELLLEAPPAEELVVPPTPEVKDPEAELQLDAELEEFLAIT; encoded by the exons ATGCCTTTGTATGCTAAGTTCCTCAAAGAAATCttatctaataaaaggaaacGTTATGATGACAATACAGTGGCACTCGCTGAAGAATGCAGTGTCATTATACAGAATCAGATGCCACCTAAACTGAAGGATCCAGTGATCTTTTCGATTCCTTGTGTTATAGGCAAGTTCTTAATCGATAAGGCCTTGTGTGATTTAGGAGCTAGCGTTAGCTTGATGCCGCTCTCAATCAGTGAGAGGTTGAATTTAG ACTTTGTAGTGATGGACATCAAAGAAGAATTCAATATTTTGATCTTGTTAGGTAACCCTTTCTTAGCCACAGCTGGTGCTATAATAGATGTGAAGATACGGAAACTTACTTTAGAG TTCTTGAAAGAGTTATTGTTAGAGGCGCCACCCGCCGAAGAGTTGGTTGTGCCTCCGACACCGGAAGTAAAGGATCCCGAGGCTGAGTTACAATTAGATGCAGAATTAGAGGAGTTTCTCGCCATTACTTAG